In a genomic window of Quercus lobata isolate SW786 chromosome 4, ValleyOak3.0 Primary Assembly, whole genome shotgun sequence:
- the LOC115984085 gene encoding uncharacterized RNA-binding protein C1827.05c, translated as MGVKAKKTMKKRLKKASHQHSLSLRKDQAPDFLPLEGGPGRKIPEQKPIEPIEDKATVLYLGRIPHGFYEKEMEGFFSQFGKIKRLRIARNKKTGKSKHFGFIEFESPEVAKIVADCMHNQLLFEHLLQVHLIPTEHVHPKLWRGFNYRYKPVNWVQLERDRQDKEKSLKEHKKFLEKIRMRDLKRKKKIAAAGIDYECPEFVGGDQPAAKKIKV; from the exons ATGGGGGTGAAGGCAAAGAAAACGATGAAGAAGAGACTGAAGAAGGCTTCACATCAGCATTCACTTTCTTTACGTAAAGATCAAGCTCCTGATTTCTTG ccACTAGAAGGCGGACCCGGGCGTAAAATTCCAGAGCAAAAACCAATTGAGCCAATTGAGGATAAAGCTACAGTTTTGTACCTTGGTAGAATACCCCATGGATTTTATGAGAAGGAAATGGAAg gtttcttttctcaattTGGTAAAATTAAGAGACTCAGAATTGCAAGGAATAAAAAG ACAGGAAAATCAAAACATTTTGGCTTCATCGAATTTGAGTCTCCTGAG GTAGCAAAAATTGTAGCTGATTGTATGCATAATCAACTGTTGTTTGAGCACCTTTTGCAAGTCCATCTTATTCCTACCGAGCATGTTCACCCAAAATT atggAGAGGTTTTAATTACCGATACAAGCCAGTCAACTGGGTTCAACTTGAACGTGATCGGCAGGACAAG GAAAAGAGTTTGAAAGAGCACAAGAAGTTTTTGGAAAAGATTAGGATGCGAGATCTTaaacggaaaaagaaaatagcggCAGCTGGCATTGATTATGAATGCCCAGAATTT GTGGGTGGCGACCAGCCTGCTGCAAAGAAGATAAAAGTTTGA